From the Desulfobotulus mexicanus genome, one window contains:
- the trhA gene encoding PAQR family membrane homeostasis protein TrhA: MVTRRQELFNCYSHLAGGIAALVGTFFLLPVAASSREGLITALIYGLSVTFLFFASALYHAFKQEENEISFWRKMDRMAIFFMIAGTYTPISYFCLEGGWRWGMIGLQWGFVAFGFLTQVFFPRAPRTFYAGIYLAMGWTAVFPMNQVLGNMTALQVTLLFAGGVAFTLGGLIYAIKKPRMVPGVFSFHELFHVMVLIGGAFHYGMIYHIYFQAGAL, encoded by the coding sequence ATGGTAACCAGGAGACAGGAACTATTTAACTGCTATTCCCATCTGGCTGGAGGAATTGCTGCCCTTGTAGGCACTTTTTTTCTTCTCCCTGTGGCTGCTTCATCAAGGGAAGGTTTGATAACTGCCCTGATCTATGGCCTGTCCGTAACCTTTCTTTTTTTTGCCAGCGCCCTTTATCATGCGTTTAAACAGGAAGAAAACGAGATTTCCTTCTGGAGAAAAATGGACCGAATGGCCATTTTTTTTATGATTGCAGGAACCTATACGCCAATATCTTATTTCTGCCTGGAGGGCGGCTGGCGATGGGGGATGATCGGACTGCAATGGGGGTTTGTGGCCTTTGGTTTTTTGACTCAGGTTTTTTTCCCAAGGGCTCCACGTACATTTTATGCCGGAATTTATCTGGCCATGGGGTGGACCGCTGTTTTTCCGATGAATCAGGTTCTTGGTAACATGACGGCTCTGCAGGTGACTCTTCTCTTTGCAGGGGGTGTAGCTTTTACTCTGGGAGGCCTGATTTACGCCATAAAAAAACCCCGGATGGTTCCGGGGGTCTTCAGCTTTCATGAGCTTTTTCATGTGATGGTGCTCATTGGCGGTGCATTTCATTATGGTATGATTTACCATATCTATTTTCAGGCAGGTGCTTTGTAG
- a CDS encoding substrate-binding periplasmic protein gives MRSERKNGFRTVFFLLSAVLLTLPYQGRTDEFSPRIHIVTPEWEGQTHNDGTGFFFEILKKIYEPEGVRVSWEFANWNRSLNLLRNGHADAMPSVWKEDADAAGLKVPALPLYIEYTVAVFKKELFPDWAGQNSLKGRSVVWYRGYDYHLRNPLKGIIMHRMEIPEEGNLWRLLDADRVDAFIDSRIDVDRYVDTHMVDTVVYRVAPLWGQKAYLAFSDRPSSMKLMHIFDKGMARLLASGELEKLHEKWQVAGFNASAWEQPGEIVLESP, from the coding sequence ATGAGATCTGAAAGAAAAAATGGGTTCCGGACAGTTTTTTTTCTTCTCTCTGCTGTTCTGCTTACCCTGCCTTACCAGGGTAGGACCGATGAATTTTCTCCGCGGATTCATATTGTCACGCCGGAGTGGGAAGGTCAGACCCATAATGATGGTACTGGTTTTTTCTTTGAGATTTTAAAAAAAATTTATGAACCGGAAGGGGTTAGGGTGTCATGGGAGTTTGCCAACTGGAACCGTTCCCTGAATCTTTTGAGAAATGGCCATGCCGATGCCATGCCCAGTGTATGGAAAGAAGATGCCGATGCCGCAGGTCTCAAGGTTCCGGCTTTACCCCTTTACATTGAATATACTGTCGCTGTCTTTAAAAAGGAGCTTTTTCCGGACTGGGCGGGACAGAACTCCCTTAAGGGGCGTTCCGTTGTCTGGTACAGGGGTTATGATTATCATTTAAGAAATCCCCTCAAAGGTATTATCATGCACAGGATGGAGATTCCCGAAGAGGGCAATCTCTGGCGTCTGCTGGACGCAGACCGGGTGGATGCATTCATTGATTCCCGAATTGATGTGGATCGTTATGTTGATACGCATATGGTGGATACGGTGGTTTACCGGGTTGCTCCCCTCTGGGGTCAGAAGGCTTATCTGGCTTTTTCGGACAGGCCTTCTTCTATGAAGCTGATGCACATTTTTGATAAGGGCATGGCCCGTCTTCTGGCATCCGGGGAGCTGGAAAAACTGCACGAAAAGTGGCAGGTGGCTGGTTTCAATGCCTCAGCCTGGGAGCAGCCCGGAGAAATTGTGCTGGAAAGCCCGTAG
- a CDS encoding Smr/MutS family protein: MKDWLLGLWRKIWSREEKKQDDSVSAAGKKRKIRAKKGKDTRARKKKSPSLPSAKASEKVAENETTKKQETEVLPKKNASRAHQSSVDSTPSLPKPPKKRLRFRKKSNLPVPEIKEKIPVLDTEADLFVLMGGDPEKEGPVQEPDLPEPEIIGEKIEKPKPFIWTSPEKTLDLHGLNSAQADVRMRSAILTARVEGVSIMRIITGKGLHSEGGNGVLRDYAEEFLTHMQKTGEIRMFRWEGKTKRKSGAVLVKLPEI, from the coding sequence ATGAAGGACTGGCTGTTGGGTCTGTGGAGAAAAATCTGGAGCAGAGAAGAAAAAAAACAGGATGATTCTGTTTCAGCTGCTGGAAAAAAAAGAAAAATCAGGGCCAAGAAGGGAAAAGATACCCGTGCCCGGAAAAAAAAGTCCCCCAGCTTGCCTTCAGCAAAGGCTTCTGAAAAGGTAGCTGAAAATGAAACGACAAAAAAACAAGAGACTGAGGTTTTACCGAAAAAAAATGCTTCCAGAGCCCACCAGTCATCAGTGGACAGTACACCATCGCTTCCAAAACCTCCAAAGAAACGCCTCCGTTTTCGGAAAAAATCAAACCTTCCTGTCCCCGAAATCAAGGAGAAAATCCCTGTTCTGGATACAGAGGCAGATCTTTTTGTGCTCATGGGCGGAGATCCGGAAAAGGAGGGGCCTGTGCAGGAACCGGATCTGCCAGAGCCTGAGATTATTGGAGAAAAAATAGAGAAGCCCAAGCCTTTTATCTGGACTTCTCCGGAAAAAACCCTTGATCTCCATGGCCTTAACAGTGCACAGGCAGATGTACGTATGCGTTCTGCAATCCTCACGGCGCGTGTTGAGGGGGTATCCATTATGCGTATTATTACAGGCAAGGGTCTGCACTCAGAAGGTGGCAATGGGGTACTTCGGGATTATGCTGAAGAGTTTTTGACCCATATGCAAAAGACCGGTGAAATCAGGATGTTCAGGTGGGAGGGTAAAACCAAGCGGAAAAGCGGTGCCGTTCTGGTGAAGCTCCCCGAAATCTGA
- a CDS encoding sensor domain-containing diguanylate cyclase yields the protein MSIFEKSSNPKIMAYGLGLSAMLVIVLLMAGNAFFHYQDTFRAGEKKALELSRMLALSSTQKLAGIRILFKGMSMTMDGCLQSDNQAPTCRDISLQLKELSLYEPHIMDLLIIDAEGGILHWSADPPVPDIRNRPYVRIHHTGRHEGLVISPPIQSMREDKKWFFAISQAYYSSDGHLKYIFAALIDLEVLLQSYEGILLPEDGTAGLLMNNGQIIIRIPDHEDFVGKYSHIIPHHMDLGKNRVIHGMGLDKTPRIIAFQTIDPYPMAAWVSLSRKQMIENWWRQGRTTAAISLLVLFFFIFLTHSLARALKRQEQEKHALITLAGTDALTGLANRRQALLSLERAMARSRRTGQPLSIIMLDLDHFKAVNDTFGHPKGDAILQLAAKNIEKRLRSSDLAARIGGEEFLVILPDTDLAGAENLAESLRLGFKDNLKLPKPVPWKVSASIGVCTMNNEDTAEFILCRVDSLLYQAKKKGRDQVVTETEE from the coding sequence ATGTCAATTTTCGAAAAAAGCAGCAATCCGAAAATCATGGCCTACGGACTGGGACTTTCCGCCATGCTGGTCATTGTTCTGCTAATGGCGGGCAATGCCTTTTTCCACTATCAGGATACCTTTCGGGCAGGGGAAAAAAAAGCCCTGGAATTATCCCGCATGCTGGCCCTCAGTTCCACCCAGAAACTGGCCGGAATAAGAATTCTTTTCAAGGGTATGTCCATGACCATGGACGGATGTCTGCAGAGTGACAACCAGGCACCAACCTGCAGGGATATAAGCCTCCAGCTAAAGGAACTGAGCCTGTATGAACCCCATATCATGGATCTTCTCATCATTGATGCCGAAGGAGGCATCCTCCACTGGAGTGCCGACCCTCCCGTTCCGGACATCAGAAACCGTCCCTATGTACGCATACACCACACCGGCCGTCACGAAGGACTGGTCATCAGCCCGCCCATACAGTCCATGCGGGAGGACAAAAAATGGTTTTTTGCCATATCACAGGCCTACTACTCCAGTGACGGTCACCTGAAATATATCTTTGCCGCCCTAATTGATCTGGAAGTTCTCCTTCAGAGTTACGAAGGAATTCTGCTACCTGAGGATGGAACAGCAGGTCTGCTCATGAATAACGGACAGATCATCATCCGCATACCCGACCATGAAGACTTTGTTGGAAAATACTCCCATATCATTCCCCATCATATGGATCTGGGCAAAAACAGAGTCATACATGGCATGGGCCTTGACAAGACTCCGAGAATAATCGCCTTTCAGACCATAGATCCTTATCCCATGGCAGCATGGGTTTCCCTGTCCAGAAAGCAGATGATCGAAAACTGGTGGCGGCAGGGCAGAACAACGGCCGCCATCAGCCTGCTGGTTCTGTTTTTTTTCATCTTTCTCACCCATTCCCTGGCCAGAGCCCTCAAACGGCAGGAGCAGGAAAAACATGCCTTGATCACCCTGGCAGGCACCGATGCCCTCACAGGTCTTGCCAACCGGAGACAGGCCCTTTTAAGCCTGGAGCGGGCCATGGCAAGATCCCGTCGCACGGGACAACCCCTTTCCATCATCATGCTGGATCTGGACCATTTCAAGGCCGTCAATGACACCTTCGGCCACCCAAAAGGAGATGCCATCCTCCAGCTTGCCGCAAAAAACATAGAAAAAAGGCTGCGTTCCTCGGATCTTGCCGCACGCATAGGCGGCGAAGAGTTTCTTGTCATCCTTCCCGATACTGACCTTGCCGGAGCTGAAAATCTTGCGGAATCCCTGCGCCTTGGCTTCAAGGATAATCTGAAGCTGCCCAAACCTGTACCATGGAAGGTTTCCGCCAGCATAGGAGTCTGCACCATGAATAATGAAGACACGGCAGAATTTATTCTCTGCCGTGTGGATTCCCTGCTTTATCAGGCCAAAAAAAAGGGAAGGGATCAGGTTGTAACGGAAACGGAGGAATGA
- a CDS encoding alpha/beta hydrolase, which yields MATKLSFIHGMWGSPELWSKQKNFFSEKGYTLSIPALLHHQPPGNPEKVAGCGIADYVKDLEEKLSQDAENTILIGHSMGGLLAQILALRHPFKAILLITPAPPAEVPGFDPASFITFLPVAFLGDFRKKAILPNSRSFHRITGGRLAPETEKQLFSCLVPESGKAFFEMAFPFFTPSAITSVPATKIHCPVAVFCGGKDLVTPPSVVKKIHRYYPKARLFYYPDLSHGMLWEPEWEEVAQDMLRWIQEVEKL from the coding sequence ATGGCCACAAAGCTCTCTTTCATACACGGAATGTGGGGATCTCCGGAACTCTGGAGCAAGCAGAAAAACTTTTTCTCGGAAAAGGGTTATACCCTGAGCATACCTGCCCTTCTCCACCATCAGCCTCCGGGAAACCCTGAAAAAGTTGCAGGCTGTGGCATTGCAGATTATGTTAAGGACCTTGAAGAAAAGCTGAGCCAGGACGCTGAAAACACCATACTCATAGGTCATTCCATGGGAGGTCTGCTGGCCCAGATCCTTGCCCTTCGCCATCCCTTCAAAGCCATACTTCTCATCACACCGGCCCCGCCTGCAGAAGTTCCGGGTTTTGACCCTGCTTCCTTCATCACCTTTCTTCCCGTTGCCTTTCTTGGTGATTTCAGAAAAAAGGCCATACTGCCCAATTCAAGAAGCTTTCACCGCATCACCGGCGGCAGACTGGCTCCGGAAACAGAAAAGCAGCTTTTCAGCTGCCTTGTCCCGGAATCCGGAAAGGCCTTTTTTGAAATGGCTTTTCCCTTTTTTACTCCCTCTGCAATCACATCGGTGCCAGCGACAAAAATCCATTGCCCCGTGGCCGTATTCTGTGGAGGTAAAGACCTTGTAACCCCTCCCTCTGTGGTAAAAAAAATCCACCGCTACTATCCCAAAGCCAGACTTTTCTACTACCCGGATCTTTCCCATGGCATGCTATGGGAACCGGAATGGGAAGAAGTGGCTCAGGATATGCTGAGGTGGATTCAGGAAGTGGAAAAACTGTAG
- a CDS encoding YkgJ family cysteine cluster protein, producing MGFWKNKKLEEMSMEEWESLCDGCGRCCLVKMEEEETSLIYYTRLACEFLDLESGECRIYNERFSNKTECLAIRDCLKNNPDWLPVSCAYRCLNEGRDLPSWHPLMQAPGVRLPRGIGVGDWAFSVRDMDLYSLDLEAHLISFEGVDGSEVRLLEEDDDEI from the coding sequence ATGGGATTCTGGAAAAATAAAAAACTGGAAGAGATGAGTATGGAGGAATGGGAATCCCTCTGCGATGGCTGCGGCAGATGCTGCCTTGTTAAAATGGAGGAAGAGGAGACAAGCCTTATTTATTATACCCGGCTGGCCTGTGAGTTTCTGGACCTTGAATCTGGGGAATGCCGGATTTATAATGAACGATTCAGCAACAAAACAGAATGTCTTGCCATCCGGGATTGTCTGAAAAATAATCCGGACTGGCTGCCGGTTAGCTGTGCCTATCGCTGTCTTAATGAAGGTCGGGATCTGCCTTCATGGCATCCTCTTATGCAGGCCCCGGGAGTCAGGCTGCCCCGGGGCATAGGCGTTGGAGACTGGGCCTTTTCCGTCAGGGATATGGATTTATATTCCCTGGATCTGGAAGCCCATCTTATTTCTTTTGAGGGTGTGGATGGTTCGGAGGTCAGGCTTCTTGAGGAGGATGATGATGAGATCTGA
- the dinB gene encoding DNA polymerase IV, which yields MDHKNDNETPSARNGSALSKIIHVDMDAFYAAIEQRDNPELKGRPVIVGGNPKGRGVVATCSYEARKFGIHSAMSSAQALRKCPHAIFIHPRKEVYAAVSIQIFSICQKFSSCIEPLSLDEAFLDVSEDILNLGSATRTAERLLEEIHKHTGLTASAGVSFNKFLAKVASEIHKPAGITVIRPEEAPAFLESLPVRKFFGVGKTTEKKMHKHGLFTGADIKAMGEEKLKALFGKAGKDFYTFAMGRDERPVMAQRIRKSMGREVTLESDIRDTDTMLAILKTLARDVEACLLRKKYAGHTLTLKVKYDNFCSITRSATFVRPLWRAEDIMENIPELLARTEAGKKAVRLLGLSISQFPETETEQTKGQMLLPFIFHKTTDCTPNKG from the coding sequence ATGGATCACAAAAACGATAATGAAACCCCATCAGCCAGAAACGGTTCAGCCCTGAGCAAAATCATCCATGTAGATATGGACGCCTTTTATGCAGCCATAGAACAGCGGGACAACCCGGAGCTGAAAGGCCGACCCGTCATTGTAGGCGGCAACCCCAAAGGCCGCGGTGTTGTGGCAACGTGCAGCTATGAAGCCAGAAAATTCGGCATTCATTCCGCCATGTCATCAGCTCAGGCCCTACGGAAATGCCCCCATGCCATTTTTATCCATCCCAGAAAAGAAGTGTATGCCGCTGTTTCCATACAGATTTTTTCCATATGCCAGAAATTTTCCAGCTGCATTGAACCCCTTTCCCTGGACGAAGCCTTCCTTGATGTCAGTGAAGATATCCTGAACCTTGGTTCCGCCACCCGCACAGCAGAAAGACTTCTGGAAGAAATCCATAAGCATACGGGGCTTACAGCTTCAGCCGGAGTTTCCTTTAACAAATTTCTGGCCAAGGTGGCCTCGGAGATCCATAAACCCGCAGGAATAACCGTCATCCGCCCAGAAGAAGCCCCGGCCTTTCTGGAAAGCCTGCCGGTACGCAAATTTTTTGGCGTTGGAAAAACAACGGAAAAAAAAATGCACAAGCACGGCCTTTTTACGGGGGCGGATATAAAAGCCATGGGAGAAGAAAAACTGAAGGCCCTTTTTGGTAAAGCAGGAAAGGATTTTTACACCTTTGCCATGGGCCGGGATGAGCGACCTGTCATGGCACAGAGAATCAGAAAGTCCATGGGAAGAGAAGTCACTCTGGAAAGTGATATCCGGGATACAGATACCATGCTTGCCATTCTCAAAACTCTGGCAAGAGATGTTGAGGCCTGTCTTCTCCGGAAAAAATACGCCGGTCATACCCTTACACTGAAGGTTAAATATGATAATTTCTGCAGCATAACCAGATCAGCAACCTTTGTCCGCCCCCTGTGGCGTGCAGAAGACATAATGGAAAACATACCTGAGCTTCTGGCCCGTACCGAAGCCGGGAAAAAAGCCGTCCGCCTCCTTGGCCTTTCCATATCCCAGTTCCCGGAAACAGAAACAGAACAGACAAAGGGACAGATGCTTCTTCCCTTTATATTTCATAAAACCACAGACTGCACCCCTAACAAAGGTTAA